A segment of the Verrucomicrobiota bacterium genome:
GGCGAGAAGCTCGCCCGCGCACTCTCCGAGAAAGGCGCCGACCGTGACGTCCGCGGCAAGGCCTCGATGGCGCTCGCCAAGATTCTCAAGGACACCAACCCCGCCGAGGCGGAAAACACCCTCAAACTGATCATCGAGAAATACGCGGACGTCTCCGCCGGGCGCGGCACACTCGGCGAACAGGCGCAGAAGGACATCGACCACGCGAAGAAGTTCGGCACCGGCAAACCCGCGCCCGAGATCGCCGGGCAGGACATCGACGGCAAGGATTTCAAGCTCTCCGATTATCGCGGCAAGGTCGTGATGATTGATTTCTGGGGAGATTGGTGAGGGCCCTGCCGCGCGATGTATCCCCACGAGCGGTCGCTCGTGGCGCGGATGCAAGGCAAGCCCTTCGCACTAATCGGCGTGAACTCCGACCCGAAAGAAAAGGTCGTGGACGCCATCAAGCGCGAGAACATCACCTGGCGCTCGTTCTGGGATGGCGGCAACACCCGCGGCCCCATCGCCACCGAATGGCAAGTGCAGGGCTGGCCCACGATGTATCTGATTGACCACAAAGGCGTCATCCGCAAGAGCTACGTCGGCTCGCCCGGCGGCGAAGTGCTCGACCGCGAAATCGACGCGCTCGTCAAAGCCATCGAGGCCGGCAAGTAACCCCGGCGAGGCCAGAAATCACTGTCATAAATGGCCGCCGGGCACCCGGCGGCCATTGCATTGAAGCGCCGAACTCCAGTTCGGTGCGATGGCATCCGACGGCGCGAAGCCCCATGAAAACCTCACACCACCCACCAGTCATCACGCTGATCCTGAACTGCATCGTCGCCGCTCAAATCGTTGCCGCCGAACG
Coding sequences within it:
- a CDS encoding TlpA family protein disulfide reductase gives rise to the protein MALAKILKDTNPAEAENTLKLIIEKYADVSAGRGTLGEQAQKDIDHAKKFGTGKPAPEIAGQDIDGKDFKLSDYRGKVVMIDFWGDWUGPCRAMYPHERSLVARMQGKPFALIGVNSDPKEKVVDAIKRENITWRSFWDGGNTRGPIATEWQVQGWPTMYLIDHKGVIRKSYVGSPGGEVLDREIDALVKAIEAGK